In a genomic window of Xylophilus rhododendri:
- a CDS encoding EamA family transporter, which translates to MNEAPAASSPSSTHGGASNWPAVLALVGSMASLAAGASFATQLFPRVGATGTTLLRVGFASLLLLIFWRPWRVRWERRELGGVLLFGLALGGMNLCFYLSLRTVPLGVAIAIELLGPLAVAVTHSHRSRDFIWIAVAAAGIALLLPMGDFARSLDPRGLGFALAAGALWAAYIVLGKRVARRNPGPALALGLSVGTLLALPFGVMTAGSHLLTPAMLGAGLALALLSSALPYSLEMFALRRLPTQTFGVLLSLEPVLGAMSGWLFLHQRLGAIQWLAILCVVAASVGVAASGMPGEEPPPVGPEPP; encoded by the coding sequence TTGAACGAAGCGCCCGCCGCTTCATCCCCATCCTCCACGCACGGCGGTGCCAGCAACTGGCCCGCCGTGCTGGCTTTGGTGGGCTCCATGGCCTCGCTGGCCGCGGGTGCCTCGTTCGCCACCCAGCTGTTCCCGCGGGTGGGTGCCACCGGCACGACCTTGCTGCGGGTGGGTTTCGCATCGCTGCTGCTGCTGATCTTCTGGCGGCCCTGGCGGGTGCGATGGGAGCGGCGCGAACTGGGCGGTGTGCTGCTGTTCGGGCTGGCGCTGGGCGGCATGAACCTGTGCTTCTACCTGTCGCTGCGCACGGTGCCGCTGGGCGTGGCGATCGCCATCGAGCTGCTCGGGCCGCTGGCGGTGGCGGTCACGCATTCGCATCGCAGCCGCGATTTCATCTGGATCGCCGTGGCGGCCGCCGGCATCGCGCTGCTGCTGCCGATGGGCGATTTCGCGCGCTCGCTCGATCCGCGCGGGCTGGGTTTCGCGCTGGCCGCCGGTGCGCTGTGGGCGGCCTACATCGTGCTGGGCAAACGGGTGGCGCGGCGCAACCCGGGGCCGGCGCTGGCGCTGGGCCTGTCGGTGGGCACGCTGCTGGCCCTGCCTTTCGGTGTGATGACGGCCGGCAGCCATCTGCTGACACCGGCGATGCTGGGCGCCGGCCTGGCGCTGGCGCTGCTGTCGAGCGCGTTGCCGTATTCGCTGGAGATGTTCGCGCTGCGCCGCCTGCCGACCCAGACCTTCGGTGTGCTGCTGAGCCTGGAGCCGGTGCTGGGCGCGATGTCGGGCTGGCTGTTCCTGCACCAGCGGCTGGGCGCCATCCAGTGGCTGGCGATCCTGTGTGTGGTGGCCGCCTCGGTGGGTGTGGCCGCCAGCGGCATGCCGGGTGAGGAGCCGCCGCCCGTCGGCCCCGAGCCGCCCTGA
- a CDS encoding MFS transporter → MSAALSWHRDKQRLLMLLLGLLVGLEFLENGMFVFAASYIVGGVHAAPREFAQAQAAYAIGSMVMIVLQQWLSRHFGYRRYLTVSLAIFLAGALASAASQDILQLSAARLVQGFGGGALFTSSRVLIPMLFGAKERGLAVKHYMLILFGMSACAPLMAAGFVEGWGWRWIFLAILPLGALAMAGCWRLLPDGAGRGGEPVRWAVTPLLMVAVALTLLQLGLSLAPYDVFARPAPLAAMAVAGAALLLAFLWQQWRHHEPLLRLRELRNPVYGMGLLLYFLHYLLSNASNYLFPIFAEHGLGFPLAAVGWMASFSALVSLAVAYGYIKLAAKMPNKKPMMTAGAAALAVAALMFALLPSDASAWALLPGLIAKGMFGVMLVLPVAGLTFRSLSDEAFAHGYQSKNLMRQLAGSFSGAMAAIALENRQIAHGAPAAMDGALSVAAQQTLLHSCQQLYGVLALLALAAAAVVLLQRQLK, encoded by the coding sequence ATGAGCGCGGCCCTGTCCTGGCACCGCGACAAACAACGCCTGCTGATGCTGCTCCTGGGCCTGCTGGTCGGCCTGGAGTTCCTGGAGAACGGCATGTTCGTCTTCGCCGCCAGCTACATCGTGGGCGGGGTGCATGCGGCGCCGCGCGAGTTCGCCCAGGCGCAGGCGGCCTACGCCATCGGCAGCATGGTGATGATCGTGCTGCAGCAGTGGCTGTCGCGGCACTTCGGCTACCGGCGCTACCTGACGGTGTCGCTGGCGATCTTCCTGGCGGGGGCGTTGGCCTCGGCAGCGTCGCAGGACATCCTGCAGCTGTCGGCCGCGCGGCTGGTGCAGGGCTTCGGCGGGGGCGCGCTGTTCACCAGTTCGCGGGTGCTGATCCCGATGCTGTTCGGGGCCAAGGAGCGCGGGCTGGCGGTCAAGCACTACATGCTGATCCTGTTCGGCATGAGCGCCTGCGCGCCGCTGATGGCGGCCGGCTTCGTCGAGGGTTGGGGCTGGCGCTGGATCTTCCTGGCGATCCTGCCGCTGGGCGCCCTGGCCATGGCCGGCTGCTGGCGCCTGCTGCCGGACGGCGCGGGCCGCGGCGGCGAACCGGTGCGCTGGGCCGTCACGCCCCTGCTGATGGTGGCAGTGGCGCTCACGCTGCTGCAGCTGGGACTGTCCCTGGCGCCCTATGACGTGTTCGCCCGGCCCGCCCCGCTGGCGGCGATGGCGGTGGCGGGCGCTGCGCTGCTGCTGGCCTTCCTGTGGCAACAGTGGCGCCACCACGAGCCGCTGCTGCGCCTGCGCGAGCTACGCAACCCGGTCTATGGCATGGGGCTGCTGCTGTATTTCCTGCACTACCTGCTGTCGAACGCCAGCAACTACCTGTTCCCCATCTTCGCGGAGCATGGCCTGGGTTTTCCGCTGGCCGCCGTGGGCTGGATGGCGAGCTTCTCGGCGCTGGTGAGCCTGGCCGTCGCCTATGGCTACATCAAGCTGGCGGCGAAGATGCCGAACAAGAAGCCCATGATGACCGCCGGCGCGGCTGCGCTGGCCGTGGCGGCCTTGATGTTCGCCTTGCTGCCGTCCGATGCCTCCGCCTGGGCGCTGCTGCCCGGCCTGATCGCCAAGGGCATGTTCGGCGTGATGCTGGTGCTGCCGGTGGCGGGCCTGACCTTCCGCAGCCTGAGCGACGAGGCCTTCGCCCACGGCTACCAGAGCAAGAACCTGATGCGCCAGCTGGCCGGCTCCTTCTCGGGCGCCATGGCCGCGATCGCGCTGGAGAACCGCCAGATCGCCCATGGCGCGCCGGCCGCGATGGACGGGGCCCTGTCCGTGGCCGCGCAGCAGACGCTGCTGCACTCCTGCCAGCAGCTCTACGGCGTGCTGGCGCTGCTGGCCCTGGCCGCTGCGGCGGTGGTGCTCCTGCAGCGGCAGCTGAAGTAG
- a CDS encoding MarR family winged helix-turn-helix transcriptional regulator — protein sequence MTGPSRLDRLLAGRPPEIADAIAASRLVFRVGHLLEAKVDAALAPFGISMREYLALVLINDDAVEPLRPSDLGTTLDASRVQVTRLLDGLEGKGLAQRSPAKADRRALQLALTAVGGRLLKKAAPVVHAAYLEGWSSVGTEATRAALAILRPVHAALLGQDPA from the coding sequence ATGACGGGCCCTTCTCGCCTGGATCGCCTGCTGGCCGGCCGCCCGCCGGAGATCGCGGATGCCATCGCCGCCTCGCGCCTGGTGTTCCGCGTCGGCCATCTGCTGGAAGCCAAGGTGGACGCGGCGCTCGCGCCCTTCGGGATTTCGATGCGCGAATATCTGGCGCTGGTGCTGATCAACGACGACGCGGTCGAGCCGCTGCGGCCCTCGGACCTGGGCACCACGCTGGATGCGAGCCGGGTGCAGGTCACCCGCCTGCTCGACGGCCTGGAGGGCAAGGGCCTGGCGCAGCGCTCGCCGGCCAAGGCGGACCGCCGCGCCCTGCAATTGGCGCTGACCGCCGTCGGCGGCCGGCTGCTGAAGAAGGCCGCGCCGGTGGTGCATGCGGCCTACCTGGAAGGCTGGAGTTCGGTGGGCACCGAAGCCACGCGCGCTGCACTGGCGATCCTGCGGCCGGTGCATGCGGCCCTGCTGGGCCAGGACCCGGCATGA
- a CDS encoding LysR family transcriptional regulator, giving the protein MKFHSLATLTAVLRHGSFAAAAEHVNVTPSAVSLQMKQLEEYFRQPLFDRSGRSVRPTPFAEQLARTVDRAIEDIEALRNVADLELAGRVRLGITESAQTTLLPRAFADLQRQAPQIQLQIERGTTPGLLNSLKAGLLDVAVVFRPSTGGSSRLRWTDLGRERFVLLVPDSLTPGGVADTLRAQPWIRIDRELVAGKLAARFVDSLVPNKQALVDLPGVEAIVAMVAMGIGVSVLPELRPELLGAYPVREVSLGRQAPVRQMALVRRAADGGNRRIDRVEQAFLNALAPV; this is encoded by the coding sequence ATGAAATTCCACTCGCTCGCCACATTGACGGCGGTGCTGCGCCACGGCAGCTTCGCGGCCGCCGCGGAGCATGTGAACGTGACACCCAGCGCGGTCAGCCTGCAGATGAAGCAGCTGGAGGAGTATTTCCGCCAGCCGCTGTTCGACCGCTCCGGCCGCAGCGTGCGGCCCACGCCCTTCGCCGAGCAGCTCGCCCGCACGGTAGACCGGGCGATCGAGGACATCGAGGCCCTGCGCAACGTGGCCGACCTGGAGCTGGCCGGCCGGGTGCGCCTGGGCATCACCGAATCGGCCCAGACCACGCTGCTGCCGCGCGCCTTCGCCGACCTGCAGCGGCAGGCGCCGCAGATCCAGCTGCAGATCGAGCGCGGCACCACGCCAGGGCTGCTCAACAGCCTGAAGGCCGGGCTGCTGGACGTGGCCGTGGTGTTCCGACCGTCCACCGGGGGATCGAGCCGCCTGCGCTGGACCGACCTGGGCCGGGAGCGTTTCGTGCTGCTGGTGCCCGATTCGCTGACGCCGGGCGGCGTGGCCGACACGCTGCGGGCGCAGCCCTGGATCCGCATCGACCGCGAACTGGTCGCCGGCAAGCTGGCCGCGCGGTTCGTGGATTCGCTGGTACCCAACAAGCAGGCCCTGGTCGACCTGCCGGGCGTGGAGGCCATCGTGGCCATGGTGGCGATGGGCATCGGTGTATCGGTGCTGCCGGAATTGCGGCCCGAACTGCTGGGTGCCTATCCGGTGCGGGAGGTGAGCCTGGGCCGGCAGGCGCCGGTGCGGCAAATGGCGCTGGTGCGGCGCGCAGCCGATGGCGGCAATCGGCGCATCGACCGGGTGGAGCAGGCCTTCCTGAACGCGCTTGCGCCGGTTTGA
- the mfd gene encoding transcription-repair coupling factor: MDLPRLVPGKRFTLPRPPGSADALLLGRLGLREAAAGRRTAIVTSDANDAQRLLEEIAFFAPTLRCALFPDWETLPYDTFSPHQDLISERLAALWRISQGEADVVLVPATTALYRVAPPAFLAGYTFHFKVKQKLDEARLRAQLTLAGYSNVTQVVSPGEYAVRGGLIDLYPMGSAVPYRVDLFDDEIDSIRTFDPDTQRSLYPVPEVRLLPGREFPMDDDARARFRSRWREMLEGDPTRSRIYKDMGAGVATAGIEYYLPLFFDETATVFDYLGADATVVLHGDIEPAFQRFWQDTRDRYRLVHGDSERPVLPPDALFLSADQFYTRANAHAQLALRSSDASHADERFERLPELSVVRGAEDPLARFKAHAKTSAHRQLVLAESDGRRESLLDFLRASGVQPPAFDSLEAFQAAGDEKIGIATAPLAAGFVWTGEAIDFITETELFAAGPTTRRRRRQEQVSDVESLIKDLAELKVGDPIVHVQHGIGRYLGLVNLDLGQGDSEFLHLEYADKAALYVPVSQLHQVGRYTGVSADEAPLHKLGSAQWDKAKRKAAEQVRDSAAELLNIYARRALRQGHAFRFSAADYEIFSNDFGFDETPDQRAAIHAVVQDMISPRPMDRLVCGDVGFGKTEVALRAAFIAVTGGKQVALLAPTTLLAEQHYQTLVDRFSKWPVKIAEMSRFRSAKEIAGAAKGLEDGQVDIVVGTHKLLSESVKFKNLGLLIIDEEHRFGVRHKEQMKALRSEVDVLTLTATPIPRTLGMALEGLRDLSVIATAPQRRLAIKTFVRSESNGVIREAVLRELKRGGQVYFLHNEVETIENRRQKLEEILPEARIAVAHGQMPERELEKVMRDFVAQRYNLLLCSTIIETGIDVPTANTIVMSRADKFGLAQLHQLRGRVGRSHHQAYAYLMVPDIEGLTKQAQQRLEAIQQMEELGSGFYLAMHDLEIRGTGEVLGENQSGNMMEIGFQLYNEMLSEAVRSLKDGKEPDLLAPLSATTEINLHAPALLPEDYCGDVHLRLSFYKKLATAKNADQIDRLLEEIVDRFGKLPPQAQTLIDVHRLRVLAKPYGVAKVDAAPGVTNITFKPNPPIDPMRIIELIQKNRKVKLVGNEKLRIERELPDPKDRAQMVRDVLRSLGQPLADTSAKTPA, from the coding sequence ATGGATCTGCCCCGCCTCGTTCCCGGAAAACGCTTCACGCTGCCGCGCCCGCCGGGCTCGGCCGACGCGCTGCTGCTGGGCCGGCTCGGCCTGCGCGAAGCCGCCGCCGGGCGGCGCACCGCCATCGTCACCTCGGATGCCAACGACGCCCAGCGCCTGCTCGAAGAGATCGCCTTCTTCGCGCCCACCCTGCGCTGCGCCCTGTTCCCCGACTGGGAGACCCTGCCCTACGACACCTTCTCGCCCCACCAGGACCTGATCAGCGAGCGCCTGGCCGCCCTCTGGCGCATCTCCCAGGGCGAGGCCGACGTGGTGCTGGTGCCGGCCACCACCGCGCTCTACCGCGTGGCGCCGCCCGCCTTCCTGGCCGGCTACACCTTCCATTTCAAGGTCAAGCAGAAACTCGACGAAGCCCGGCTGCGCGCCCAGCTCACCCTGGCCGGCTACAGCAACGTGACGCAGGTGGTCAGCCCCGGCGAATACGCGGTGCGCGGCGGCCTGATCGACCTCTACCCCATGGGCTCGGCCGTGCCCTACCGCGTGGACCTGTTCGACGACGAGATCGACTCGATCCGCACCTTCGATCCCGACACCCAGCGCAGCCTCTACCCCGTGCCCGAAGTGCGCCTGCTGCCCGGCCGCGAGTTCCCGATGGACGACGATGCCCGCGCGCGTTTTCGCAGCCGCTGGCGCGAAATGCTCGAAGGCGACCCCACCCGCAGCCGCATCTACAAGGACATGGGCGCGGGCGTGGCCACCGCCGGCATCGAGTACTACCTGCCGCTGTTCTTCGACGAGACCGCCACCGTCTTCGACTACCTGGGCGCCGACGCCACCGTGGTGCTGCACGGCGACATCGAACCCGCCTTCCAGCGCTTCTGGCAGGACACCCGCGACCGCTACCGCCTGGTGCACGGCGACAGCGAACGCCCGGTGCTGCCGCCCGATGCCCTCTTCCTGAGCGCCGACCAGTTCTACACGCGGGCCAATGCCCATGCCCAGCTGGCGCTGCGTTCGTCCGATGCCAGCCATGCCGACGAACGTTTCGAGCGCCTGCCCGAGCTGTCGGTTGTGCGCGGCGCCGAAGACCCGCTCGCCCGCTTCAAGGCCCACGCCAAGACCAGCGCCCACCGCCAGCTGGTGCTGGCCGAGAGCGACGGCCGGCGCGAGAGCCTGCTCGACTTCCTGCGCGCCAGCGGCGTGCAGCCGCCGGCCTTCGACAGCCTGGAGGCCTTCCAGGCCGCGGGCGACGAGAAGATCGGCATCGCCACCGCCCCGCTGGCCGCCGGCTTCGTCTGGACCGGCGAGGCGATCGACTTCATCACCGAGACCGAACTTTTCGCCGCCGGCCCCACCACCCGGCGCCGTCGCCGGCAGGAGCAGGTCAGCGACGTCGAGTCCCTCATCAAGGACCTGGCCGAACTCAAGGTGGGCGACCCCATCGTGCATGTGCAGCACGGCATCGGCCGCTACCTGGGCCTGGTCAACCTCGACCTGGGCCAGGGCGACAGCGAATTCCTGCACCTGGAATATGCCGACAAGGCCGCGCTGTACGTGCCGGTGTCGCAGCTGCACCAGGTCGGCCGCTACACCGGTGTGTCGGCCGACGAGGCGCCGCTGCACAAGCTGGGCAGCGCCCAGTGGGACAAGGCCAAACGCAAAGCCGCCGAACAGGTGCGCGACTCGGCCGCCGAGCTGCTCAACATCTACGCCCGCCGCGCGCTGCGCCAGGGCCATGCCTTCCGTTTCTCGGCCGCCGACTACGAGATCTTCTCCAACGACTTCGGCTTCGACGAAACCCCGGACCAGCGCGCCGCCATCCACGCCGTGGTGCAGGACATGATTTCGCCCCGCCCCATGGACCGCCTGGTCTGCGGCGACGTGGGTTTCGGCAAGACGGAAGTCGCCCTGCGCGCCGCCTTCATCGCCGTCACCGGCGGCAAGCAGGTCGCCCTGCTGGCGCCCACCACCCTGCTGGCCGAGCAGCACTACCAGACCCTGGTGGACCGCTTCTCCAAGTGGCCGGTGAAGATCGCCGAGATGAGCCGCTTCCGCTCCGCCAAGGAGATCGCGGGCGCCGCCAAAGGCCTGGAGGACGGCCAGGTCGACATCGTCGTCGGCACCCACAAGCTGCTCAGCGAATCGGTGAAGTTCAAGAACCTCGGCCTGCTGATCATCGACGAGGAGCACCGCTTCGGCGTGCGCCACAAGGAGCAGATGAAGGCCCTGCGCTCCGAAGTCGACGTGCTCACGCTGACGGCCACGCCTATCCCCCGCACGCTCGGCATGGCGCTGGAAGGCCTGCGCGACCTGAGCGTGATCGCCACCGCGCCGCAGCGCCGTCTGGCCATCAAGACCTTCGTGCGCAGCGAGAGCAACGGCGTGATCCGCGAGGCCGTGCTGCGCGAGCTGAAGCGCGGCGGCCAGGTCTACTTCCTGCACAACGAGGTCGAGACCATCGAGAACCGCCGCCAGAAACTCGAGGAGATCCTGCCCGAGGCCCGCATCGCCGTGGCCCACGGCCAGATGCCCGAGCGCGAGCTGGAGAAGGTGATGCGCGACTTCGTCGCCCAGCGCTACAACCTCCTGCTGTGCTCCACCATCATCGAGACCGGCATCGACGTGCCTACCGCCAACACCATCGTGATGAGCCGCGCCGACAAGTTCGGCCTGGCCCAGCTGCACCAGCTGCGCGGCCGGGTGGGCCGCAGCCACCACCAGGCCTATGCCTACCTGATGGTGCCGGACATCGAGGGCCTGACCAAGCAGGCCCAGCAGCGGCTCGAAGCCATCCAGCAGATGGAAGAACTCGGTTCCGGCTTCTACCTGGCCATGCACGACCTGGAGATCCGCGGCACCGGCGAAGTGCTGGGCGAGAACCAGAGCGGCAACATGATGGAGATCGGTTTCCAGCTCTACAACGAGATGCTGTCCGAGGCGGTGCGCTCGCTCAAGGACGGCAAGGAGCCCGACCTGCTCGCCCCGCTCTCGGCCACCACCGAGATCAACCTGCACGCCCCCGCCCTGCTGCCCGAGGACTACTGCGGCGATGTGCACCTGCGCCTGTCCTTCTACAAGAAGCTGGCCACCGCGAAGAACGCCGACCAGATCGACCGTCTGCTGGAAGAGATCGTCGACCGCTTCGGCAAGCTGCCGCCGCAGGCCCAGACCCTGATCGACGTGCACCGCCTGCGGGTGCTGGCCAAGCCCTACGGCGTGGCCAAGGTCGATGCCGCGCCGGGCGTGACCAACATCACTTTCAAGCCCAACCCGCCGATCGATCCGATGCGCATCATCGAACTCATCCAGAAGAACCGGAAGGTCAAGCTGGTGGGCAACGAGAAGCTGCGCATCGAACGCGAATTGCCCGACCCCAAGGACCGCGCCCAGATGGTCCGGGACGTGCTTCGCAGCCTCGGCCAGCCGCTGGCCGACACCTCCGCCAAAACCCCCGCCTGA
- the trxC gene encoding thioredoxin TrxC, translating into MSDPQHIVCPHCHTTNRVAADDRAQADCGKCHQPLFTGHSVALDQAAFERHIGRSDIPVLVDFWAPWCGPCRQMAPAYEQAAGQLEPAMRLAKVDTEAVPALGSRFNIRSIPTLALFKGGREVARQAGAMGAADIVRWVRMHGG; encoded by the coding sequence ATGAGCGATCCGCAGCACATCGTCTGTCCGCACTGCCACACCACCAACCGGGTGGCGGCGGACGACCGGGCGCAGGCCGATTGCGGCAAGTGCCACCAGCCGCTGTTCACCGGCCATTCGGTGGCGCTGGACCAGGCCGCGTTCGAGCGCCATATCGGCCGCAGCGACATCCCGGTGCTGGTGGATTTCTGGGCGCCCTGGTGCGGCCCCTGCCGGCAGATGGCGCCGGCCTACGAGCAGGCGGCAGGCCAGCTGGAGCCTGCGATGCGCCTGGCCAAGGTGGATACCGAGGCGGTGCCGGCGCTGGGCTCGCGCTTCAACATCCGCAGCATTCCCACGCTGGCGCTGTTCAAGGGCGGCCGGGAAGTGGCCCGCCAGGCCGGCGCCATGGGCGCCGCCGACATCGTGCGCTGGGTGCGCATGCACGGCGGCTGA
- a CDS encoding cupin domain-containing protein translates to MKKTVIAFACGVLVTLAAVTAYDAVEHVERMPDPSEASISMPLASYEAPEARVTQGKPNFRGTAYATSADGKTVSGIWAADGPSTFDWTYAGDEAVYIQEGLAEVSYQGRKFTLKPGDHAFFHVGTVATWTVPQHVRKSWTVHGANRLVRWWRDMTDGA, encoded by the coding sequence ATGAAGAAAACCGTGATCGCCTTTGCCTGCGGCGTGCTTGTCACCCTGGCCGCCGTAACCGCCTACGACGCGGTCGAGCATGTGGAACGCATGCCGGACCCGTCCGAAGCTTCGATCTCGATGCCGCTGGCCAGTTACGAAGCGCCCGAAGCCCGGGTCACGCAGGGCAAGCCCAACTTCCGCGGAACCGCGTACGCCACCTCGGCCGATGGCAAGACCGTCTCCGGCATCTGGGCCGCCGACGGCCCTTCCACCTTCGACTGGACCTATGCCGGCGACGAAGCCGTCTACATCCAGGAAGGGCTGGCCGAGGTGAGCTACCAGGGCCGCAAGTTCACGCTGAAGCCCGGCGACCACGCTTTCTTCCACGTGGGCACCGTGGCGACCTGGACGGTGCCGCAGCATGTGCGCAAGTCCTGGACGGTGCACGGCGCCAACCGCCTGGTGCGGTGGTGGCGCGACATGACCGACGGGGCCTGA
- a CDS encoding alpha-hydroxy acid oxidase, which yields MLSLDDFEVAAKKHLPAPIFAYVSGGCETDRSLGRNRSVFEDYEWVSRALVNTSKRTLATELFGKRWAAPFGIAPMGISALSAYRGDLIQAQAAAATGIPMIMSGSSLIRMEDVAQANPDAWFQAYVPGENDRILALLDRVEAAGFGTLVVTVDVPVSGNRENNIRARFSTPLRPGPRLAWDGITHPGWLFGTALRTLVNHGMPHFENSHAKRGAPILASNVMRDFGARDHLSWEHFALIRQRWKGRLIVKGILHVDDALRARDEGADGIVLSNHGGRQLDGVVAPLRVLPAVRAALGADYPLMIDSGFRRGNDVLTALALGADFVFVGRPFNYAGAIAGQPGVQHAIGVLASEIARNMALLGVQSPSEVGPQHLMPS from the coding sequence ATGCTGTCGCTGGACGATTTCGAAGTCGCCGCGAAGAAACACCTGCCCGCGCCGATCTTTGCCTATGTGTCCGGCGGCTGCGAGACCGACCGCAGCCTGGGCCGCAACCGCAGCGTGTTCGAGGACTACGAATGGGTCAGCCGGGCGCTGGTCAACACCTCGAAACGCACGCTGGCCACCGAGCTGTTCGGCAAGCGCTGGGCCGCGCCCTTCGGCATCGCGCCCATGGGCATCAGCGCCCTGTCGGCCTATCGCGGCGACCTGATCCAGGCGCAGGCGGCCGCGGCCACCGGCATCCCGATGATCATGAGCGGCTCCTCGCTGATCCGCATGGAGGACGTCGCCCAGGCCAACCCCGACGCCTGGTTCCAGGCCTATGTGCCGGGCGAGAACGACCGCATCCTGGCCCTGCTCGACCGCGTCGAGGCCGCCGGCTTCGGCACCCTGGTGGTGACGGTGGACGTGCCCGTCTCCGGCAACCGCGAGAACAATATCCGCGCCCGTTTCTCCACCCCGCTGCGGCCCGGCCCGCGCCTGGCCTGGGACGGCATCACCCATCCCGGCTGGCTCTTCGGCACCGCCCTGCGCACGCTGGTGAACCACGGCATGCCGCATTTCGAGAACTCGCATGCCAAGCGCGGCGCGCCCATCCTGGCCTCGAACGTGATGCGCGACTTCGGCGCGCGCGACCACCTGAGCTGGGAGCATTTCGCGCTGATCCGCCAGCGCTGGAAGGGCCGGCTGATCGTCAAGGGCATCCTGCATGTGGACGATGCCCTGCGCGCCCGCGACGAGGGTGCCGACGGCATCGTGCTGTCCAACCACGGCGGCCGTCAGCTCGACGGCGTGGTGGCGCCGCTGCGGGTGCTGCCGGCGGTTCGTGCGGCGCTGGGAGCGGACTACCCGCTGATGATCGACAGCGGTTTCCGCCGCGGCAACGATGTGCTGACCGCGCTGGCCCTGGGCGCCGACTTCGTCTTCGTCGGCCGGCCCTTCAACTACGCGGGCGCCATCGCCGGCCAGCCGGGCGTGCAGCATGCGATCGGCGTGCTGGCCTCCGAGATCGCCCGCAACATGGCCTTGCTCGGTGTGCAGAGCCCGTCCGAAGTCGGCCCGCAGCACCTGATGCCCTCATGA
- the serB gene encoding phosphoserine phosphatase SerB, producing MSTTPLPGLVLRGIQAPLPLADFKLIAFDMDSTLINIECIDEIADAVGKKAEVAAITEATMRGEIADFRESLRRRVALLEGVPVEALQQVYDQRLQLNPGADILVAACKAAGMKVLLVSGGFTFFANRVKDRLGIDFARSNLLDERGGKLTGRIVEQSWGAICDGAEKRRTLIEVASLMGISPQQAIAVGDGANDLPMMGEAGLSVAYHAKPKVREQAKVSIEEGGLDRLLEVLA from the coding sequence ATGAGCACGACTCCCCTGCCCGGCCTGGTGCTGCGCGGCATCCAGGCCCCCCTGCCCCTGGCCGATTTCAAGCTGATCGCCTTCGACATGGATTCGACGCTGATCAACATCGAATGCATCGATGAGATCGCCGACGCCGTCGGCAAGAAGGCCGAGGTGGCCGCGATCACCGAGGCCACCATGCGTGGCGAGATCGCCGATTTCCGCGAGAGCCTGCGGCGGCGTGTGGCCCTGCTCGAAGGCGTGCCGGTCGAGGCGCTGCAGCAGGTCTATGACCAGCGCCTGCAGCTCAACCCCGGCGCCGACATCCTGGTCGCCGCCTGCAAGGCCGCCGGCATGAAGGTGCTGCTGGTCTCGGGCGGTTTCACTTTCTTCGCCAACCGGGTGAAGGACCGGCTCGGCATCGACTTCGCCCGCTCCAACCTGCTGGATGAGCGCGGCGGCAAACTCACCGGCCGCATCGTGGAGCAGAGCTGGGGCGCCATCTGCGACGGCGCGGAAAAACGCCGCACGCTGATCGAGGTGGCTTCGCTGATGGGCATCTCGCCGCAGCAAGCGATCGCCGTGGGAGACGGCGCCAACGACCTGCCGATGATGGGCGAGGCCGGGCTCTCCGTCGCCTATCACGCCAAGCCCAAGGTGCGCGAGCAGGCCAAGGTGTCGATCGAGGAAGGCGGGCTCGACCGACTGCTCGAAGTGCTGGCCTGA